One region of Ornithinibacter aureus genomic DNA includes:
- a CDS encoding nucleotide disphospho-sugar-binding domain-containing protein, with protein sequence MTLLVISPDYASHLYPLATLATAWQAEGERVVVATGPATDAVVRAFGYDREHLQLGRGSNPGVIRAEEQPPGEDDALRGFFDATRHGPVAALEFQARARGDDLLWNAVGVAREVQGIVERVQPDAVIVDHLAFGARLGLVGAQVPHADVVLGHPSALTVGDEVYGHPPTWPRAMRPADEDLADLRVLCEGVRDTFTAQWNAALKDLRPSAQPSRDAFAETGDLLLLNYPAALHEPERTALLPPHTFLGSAVRREPQDAQVEDWLAADDGAVVYVSLGSFLSARSDVLALIVGALRGLDVRVALATGSAPVEELGPLPRGWLVREFLPQVRLLAASSVAVTHGGNNSVTEALTAGVPLLVLPFSTDQFAGGAAIERTGVGLCLDPNATTSSGIADAVRHLLAPGGARRAAAAIGEALREVPGPQRARAAVQEALSG encoded by the coding sequence ATGACCCTGCTCGTCATCAGCCCCGACTACGCCTCCCACCTGTACCCGCTCGCAACCCTCGCCACGGCCTGGCAGGCCGAGGGTGAGCGCGTGGTGGTCGCCACCGGCCCGGCCACCGACGCCGTGGTCCGGGCGTTCGGGTACGACCGCGAGCACCTTCAGCTCGGGCGGGGGTCCAACCCGGGGGTCATCCGGGCCGAGGAGCAGCCGCCGGGGGAGGACGACGCGCTGCGCGGCTTCTTCGACGCCACTCGCCACGGTCCGGTGGCCGCCCTGGAGTTCCAGGCCCGGGCGCGCGGTGACGACCTGCTGTGGAACGCGGTCGGCGTGGCGCGCGAGGTCCAGGGCATCGTCGAGCGCGTGCAGCCGGATGCCGTGATCGTCGACCACCTGGCCTTCGGGGCCCGCCTGGGGCTGGTGGGCGCGCAGGTGCCGCACGCTGACGTGGTGCTCGGCCACCCGAGCGCACTCACCGTCGGCGACGAGGTCTACGGACACCCGCCGACGTGGCCGCGTGCCATGCGCCCCGCCGACGAGGACCTCGCCGACCTTCGGGTGCTGTGCGAAGGGGTCCGTGACACGTTCACGGCCCAGTGGAACGCCGCGCTCAAGGACCTGCGACCGAGCGCACAGCCCAGTCGGGACGCCTTCGCCGAGACGGGCGACCTCCTGTTGCTCAACTACCCGGCCGCGCTCCACGAGCCCGAGCGGACGGCCCTGCTGCCGCCCCACACCTTCCTCGGGTCGGCCGTGCGCCGGGAACCGCAGGACGCGCAGGTCGAGGACTGGCTGGCCGCCGACGACGGTGCTGTCGTGTACGTGAGCCTCGGCAGCTTCCTGTCGGCCCGGTCCGACGTCCTCGCCCTGATCGTCGGCGCCCTTCGAGGGCTCGACGTCCGGGTGGCCCTCGCGACCGGCTCCGCGCCGGTGGAGGAGCTCGGGCCGCTGCCGCGGGGCTGGCTCGTGCGCGAGTTCCTCCCGCAGGTGCGCCTCCTCGCCGCGTCGAGCGTCGCGGTGACCCACGGCGGGAACAACAGCGTCACCGAGGCCCTGACCGCCGGGGTGCCGCTGCTCGTGCTGCCCTTCTCGACCGACCAGTTCGCCGGTGGCGCGGCGATCGAGCGGACCGGGGTCGGGCTGTGCCTGGACCCCAACGCCACCACCTCGAGCGGCATCGCGGATGCCGTGCGGCACCTTCTGGCCCCGGGCGGCGCCCGCCGTGCCGCGGCGGCGATCGGCGAGGCACTGCGCGAGGTCCCCGGTCCGCAGCGAGCCCGCGCAGCCGTGCAGGAGGCCCTCAGCGGTTGA
- a CDS encoding glycosyltransferase — MDVRAALTDVRSSATILDGMRAGERLEDVARSAGPEVVDHLVVATTDPDPITAIAAVHALGAHGSATAGAHLVSLLGDERAHVAEHAIDALSGVVAQAAALERLVRHCAEGGFPGMLAARTLERWAAASPDAVEHAVTVGLASQGDPAARARLVEVADDLRGGVGEATPPPTRGGPGLTVAQLYLHGDLDGSLRHSGQGETGGVATLLVHLGDALLHHGARVDRVITISGSRDAAVADAWGAGATTGRALSQSLAGSGHHYARIPLTGPAASVSTAWPLRIQARRGIRAVLRAAGRVDVIHLRMADVGSLVAAEVAADMGIPVVLTLAPDPQALLAAREADGSLIRGDFGDADRVEHLWFRDRLLRALADQAEHLVLFPRPDVERSIERLVGIDVAAQRQRVSVVGEGIDLAALERVAREVSGDAPRSPDTASALEELTAVLDQLPPHRRGLPLAVSVGRLSPVKGMATLASAWLTEPSLRERCNLVIVGGDLDDPTPEEAGEIARIRQVVPTDDAAGEGLLLAGHRPNATTTAWLAAAHRGVAGVCAPDGVYVCASLKEEFGIAILEAMTMGLVVVAPNSGGPATYIEDGVTGVLTDTTDPRRLADAFGRALELASSPGEALRTRRSRAVVRERFGIDTMASSLVEVYAAVAARQAATSLPRAITS; from the coding sequence ATGGATGTCCGTGCCGCCCTGACCGACGTTCGCTCCTCAGCCACCATCCTCGACGGGATGCGCGCTGGCGAACGGCTCGAGGACGTCGCCCGTTCGGCCGGTCCTGAGGTGGTCGACCACCTCGTCGTCGCCACCACGGACCCCGATCCGATCACCGCGATCGCAGCGGTGCACGCCCTCGGCGCCCACGGCAGCGCAACGGCCGGGGCGCACCTGGTCAGCCTCCTGGGCGACGAGCGAGCCCACGTGGCGGAGCACGCCATCGACGCCCTGTCCGGGGTGGTTGCGCAGGCCGCGGCCCTCGAGCGGCTCGTCCGGCACTGCGCCGAGGGCGGCTTTCCGGGGATGCTGGCGGCGCGCACCCTGGAGCGGTGGGCCGCGGCGTCTCCGGATGCCGTCGAGCACGCCGTGACGGTCGGCCTGGCATCGCAGGGCGACCCGGCTGCCCGGGCGCGCCTGGTGGAGGTTGCCGACGACCTGCGCGGCGGTGTCGGCGAGGCCACGCCGCCGCCGACTCGCGGGGGGCCGGGGCTCACGGTGGCCCAGCTCTACCTGCACGGTGACCTCGACGGCAGCCTGCGCCACTCCGGCCAGGGTGAGACCGGCGGTGTGGCAACCCTCCTGGTCCACCTCGGGGACGCCCTGCTGCACCACGGCGCGCGCGTGGACCGGGTGATCACCATCTCGGGCAGCAGGGACGCCGCGGTCGCCGACGCCTGGGGGGCTGGCGCGACGACGGGCCGCGCCCTCTCCCAGTCCCTCGCGGGGAGCGGCCACCACTACGCGCGCATCCCGTTGACCGGGCCCGCGGCCAGCGTGTCGACGGCATGGCCGCTGCGCATCCAGGCACGCCGCGGCATCCGAGCGGTGCTGCGTGCGGCTGGTCGCGTCGACGTCATCCACCTGCGGATGGCTGACGTCGGGTCGCTGGTCGCCGCCGAGGTGGCCGCCGATATGGGGATCCCCGTCGTGCTGACCCTGGCCCCGGACCCCCAGGCTCTCCTCGCCGCGCGAGAGGCCGACGGGAGCCTGATCCGTGGAGACTTCGGCGACGCGGACCGGGTGGAGCACCTGTGGTTCCGCGATCGGTTGCTGCGTGCTCTCGCGGATCAGGCCGAGCACCTCGTGCTGTTCCCGCGCCCGGACGTCGAGCGCAGCATCGAGCGGCTGGTCGGCATCGACGTCGCGGCACAGCGTCAGCGGGTGTCCGTGGTCGGCGAGGGGATCGACCTGGCGGCCCTCGAACGCGTCGCCAGGGAGGTCTCCGGCGACGCCCCGCGGAGCCCGGACACGGCATCGGCGCTCGAGGAACTGACCGCCGTGCTCGACCAGCTTCCCCCGCACCGGCGCGGGCTGCCCCTCGCCGTGTCGGTCGGTCGGCTGTCGCCGGTCAAGGGCATGGCGACGCTGGCTTCTGCCTGGCTCACCGAGCCCTCCCTGCGCGAACGGTGCAACCTCGTCATCGTGGGTGGTGACCTGGACGACCCGACACCCGAGGAGGCCGGCGAGATCGCCCGCATCCGTCAGGTCGTCCCCACCGATGACGCCGCGGGAGAAGGACTGCTCCTCGCCGGTCACCGGCCGAACGCCACCACGACCGCGTGGCTGGCTGCCGCCCACCGGGGTGTTGCCGGGGTGTGTGCGCCCGACGGGGTCTACGTCTGCGCCAGCCTCAAGGAGGAGTTCGGCATCGCGATCCTCGAGGCGATGACGATGGGACTGGTCGTCGTGGCCCCGAACAGCGGGGGGCCGGCGACCTACATCGAGGACGGCGTCACGGGTGTCCTCACCGACACGACCGACCCACGACGGCTCGCGGACGCGTTCGGCCGTGCCCTCGAGCTCGCCTCGTCACCGGGTGAGGCGTTGCGAACCCGCAGGTCACGGGCCGTGGTCCGCGAACGGTTCGGCATCGACACGATGGCCTCGTCCCTGGTCGAGGTGTATGCCGCGGTGGCGGCGCGCCAGGCCGCGACGTCGCTGCCGAGGGCGATCACGTCATGA
- the xdhC gene encoding xanthine dehydrogenase accessory protein XdhC: protein MHWLAALDHLRTARQPGVLVTLTRVRGHAPRDAGAKLVVSELDTWGSIGGGNLEATAVERARRMLADGADLPEQFDITLSDRARTEHGRQCCGGEVSVLLEPFDVVPCVAIFGVGHVGHELARILSRHDLDLHLVDSREEQLDTAMMSWLDEAVARVQRHHAPLPEMVLDALPAGTHVVVMTHDHAEDYALCDAALRRTGLGSVGLIGSAAKWTRFQHRLAADGHPAQVVNRIHSPIGVPDLTGKDPASIAVAVAADLLQVISRRHRQADVNR from the coding sequence ATGCACTGGCTCGCAGCACTGGACCACCTGCGCACCGCCCGCCAGCCCGGGGTCCTCGTGACGCTGACCCGGGTTCGCGGACACGCGCCGCGCGACGCCGGCGCGAAGCTCGTCGTCTCCGAGCTGGACACCTGGGGCAGCATCGGTGGCGGCAACCTCGAGGCCACCGCCGTCGAGCGTGCTCGGCGGATGCTGGCGGACGGCGCAGACCTCCCGGAGCAGTTCGACATCACCCTCAGCGACCGAGCCCGCACCGAGCACGGCCGCCAGTGCTGCGGAGGCGAGGTCAGCGTCCTGCTCGAGCCCTTCGACGTCGTGCCGTGCGTGGCCATCTTCGGGGTCGGGCACGTCGGGCACGAGCTCGCGCGCATCCTCAGCCGTCACGACCTCGACCTGCACCTCGTGGACTCGCGCGAGGAGCAGCTGGACACGGCGATGATGTCGTGGCTCGACGAGGCCGTTGCCCGCGTCCAGCGCCACCACGCACCGCTGCCGGAGATGGTGCTCGACGCCCTGCCCGCAGGCACGCACGTCGTGGTGATGACCCACGACCACGCCGAGGACTACGCCCTGTGCGACGCCGCCCTGCGACGAACGGGGCTCGGGTCCGTGGGACTCATCGGGTCCGCAGCCAAGTGGACCCGGTTCCAGCACCGCCTCGCCGCCGACGGGCACCCCGCGCAGGTGGTGAACCGGATCCACTCCCCCATCGGCGTGCCCGACCTGACCGGCAAGGACCCGGCGAGCATCGCCGTGGCCGTCGCCGCAGACCTGCTCCAGGTGATCTCCCGACGCCACCGGCAGGCCGACGTCAACCGCTGA